The DNA region GACTTTTATTCTCTCTAATCCTTTCTACACCGGTTTATTTCGCTACGCTGGCGAAATCTACGAGGGCAAGCACGAGCCAATCATTGCAAAGAAACTTTTTGACAGAGTGCAGGAAGTTTTGAAGCAGAGGGGAAGACCGCGACACAAATCTAAAATTGAGCCGCAAGTATTTTGCGGATTATTGCGTTGCGGCACTTGCGGCATGATGATAACTGGCGAATACAGGGTAAAAATCCAAAAGAACGGCACGCAACATTTTTATACTTACTATCATTGCACCAAAAAACGCAAAAACTTCGAGTGTCCCGAACCCTGTATTCGCCAAGAAAAATTAGACGAGCAAATTTCCTCTCTGCTTCAAAAAGTTTCTTTGCCTGCGGATTGGGCGGAAAAATTAAACACAAGATTGGAAAAAGATAAATCAAAGTCCGCCCAATCCGTTTCTGCTTTTGTTCAAACAAACCAAGAAAGAATCAAAGTCATTACCACCAAGCTCCAGCGACTTCTTGATGGCTATTTAGAGCAAGACATAGACCGCGAAATCTATCGTGCTGAAAAATCCAAATTTCTTTCTGAAAAGAAGTCGCTGGAAGAA from Parcubacteria group bacterium includes:
- a CDS encoding recombinase zinc beta ribbon domain-containing protein, translating into MQEVLKQRGRPRHKSKIEPQVFCGLLRCGTCGMMITGEYRVKIQKNGTQHFYTYYHCTKKRKNFECPEPCIRQEKLDEQISSLLQKVSLPADWAEKLNTRLEKDKSKSAQSVSAFVQTNQERIKVITTKLQRLLDGYLEQDIDREIYRAEKSKFLSEKKSLEEQMTNLEQKQNSWLEPMKEWIKVASSLEKTARDSNLFAKKVAAEQVFGSNLVLANREARLCAPSDSDSAPE